The following DNA comes from Labrus mixtus chromosome 8, fLabMix1.1, whole genome shotgun sequence.
ctacaacgaGTGAGAAGCACGTGTCCTgccggctgtgttgttgtggcagctgtgtttacatcaacattttacacattaatatagcagaaatcatgTATATCCTGTgaaaatatctctctgagttaTGACTGTATTATCTAAAATGAGTAAGAATAACGTGTCCCTGGATGTGTTGTCacaaggggaggggggttggaggtgtgtcgctggaggagagcggaggtgtCGCCCAAACAGGAGCTGGTTTTGGTtgcatgctggtgctcaagggtgacctctactggatcaagaagtcgcacattcttcttttaaggaAATGAATCCAAATTGTgttgacaactttttttttgacacaaagCCAGACTGTTGAACTGAATGTTAAAATGCTTAAACCTTTCTTGACATTCACTTTTATTCAAGTTGTGTGCTGCTGCATCATCAATGATACATATATGGGGGATTCTTCCCCCACTACATAAAGCttgtatattgtatataaaGCAGTTTATAGTGTAACATATTTAAATGCCTCCATACTTCTTCTGAAATCTTTATACTCTGGCTACCTTACCCACGACATGAGCTAATCTGCTCTCAGAAGGAGTCCTCTACCGGCATATCTGTGGGCCAACATTAACAGGACGACATGGACCCATCACAGATACGTGTTTGGTGAATATTTTTTCCATGAgaactttttttcttgatatGAGCAAAACTGATGAGAACTtttctttcagaaaatgttatGTGGAAAACAAAGCTTGAGGTGATTTTGAAATGGTGCCATCATACAGTTTGTTCAGCAAAGTGTTGGGTATAGTTTACAATACTTTCAGCactacctgcagcagatgtagCAGAGCATCACAGCTGAGCAATCAATCCACACTGTTGACAATGTccaggactttttttaaatgagatatTTGCAGCctcatgaatgaatgaacacaGTCACAGTGGTGCAAAATCATTGCATGTGATGtaaaaaagtgcattttcaTTCCCCTCTTACACCTGTATCATATCAAGTCCCAAAGAACTCATCTGTGTTGACTCTGCTCAGTACACTTGAGTATCTTGACTTCACTACCTGTGAAACACTGGACATTAAACACAATCAGAAGATGTTGTTGAACAGACCTTTTGCAAATCATGGGTCCACTGTCAACACATCAACAATCCATTAATGGTAGTCTACTTCGACTACATCGCTCATCTCCACGGACAAGGCAGCACATATTGGAGCTCCGCATCGTCATGGTGGGAAACACCACAGACTACAAGCCCCAACAGCTGCAGATCTCCAGCACAAATGTGTGACAGTTCAAACAAGTGAACTCACAATGTCTGTTAATAAAAGGACACATTTTCAGTCTTTAAAGGATGTGGTAAGAGGAACTATTTGGCCATCGTCTGTCACACCCTAACAGAGCATATTCTGAAGTGTTCCCTttgttaaaatgaacaaaaatcaGGACAAAACTCCGATCAGTTCCTCCTCATCATTGTCTCCGACCCCTTCTGTGGGGCTGTCACAGGACGCCATGAGCCCCAGGCCCAGCTCGGCCAGCTCCTCGCAGCTCATGTCGGTCGTCACCATGATCTTCGTCTCCAGGCGGTTACACAGAGTCCTGTAGGAGGGCAAAGGGTAGCCCAGCTCTCTCAAGTACTCGTAGCCTTTGGTGCCGACTGCACAGCGGATCTTTCGGGCCTTCAGGATGGTCTCCGGAGACCAGACGGCACGGCGGGAGCGTTTGCTGAGGGACAGGGCACGGATCTGGTCCTCGTACAGAAAGTTCTGGAGGCCTTTCTCGATGCGGTCGAGTCGGTAAAGACGCTTTTTCATCTCCTCTGCCTGAAAGACATTTCAGAGGACAACTTTATGGGGATACTAAATGAACGTGAACACTTAAGATTCACTAACTGATGTCCTCTCCTAATTAATGTTATAAGGCAGCTGCCCATGTCTAGTCACTAAAAGCCAACAGTTAAATATCTCTGGGATTTAAGCTCAAATCTGATCTTGTTTACTTATTTACTATAATATGGTCAGGAAGATTTATTGGttataaataaatgagagaaaaaaaaacaagaaagacgtgcgttttttattcaaagagacacaaacagttATCCTACCTCCCTCTGTAGCCTCGCAGTGTGCTgcatctcctgctccagctgtttcttGAGGAGTTGACAGCGCGTGCAGGGCTGATGGTCTTCGGCGTCCTCATCCTCCATGCCGGGCAGAGGTGTGCGTCGGGCATAGCCGTGGTCCCCAAAATTCAGCTCCTTCTCTACTACAGACACAGAGTAATGTCTCacttatgttgttgttttctggcaTACATTcagtacattttacacatataGTACCTCGACTAACAAATATGCCACCTGAGCTGAAATGTATTTGGCTGTTATATAAACTAAGAAAGGACACAGGTACAACTATCGTAGGTAACAACTCTTTTTATGCTCCCTAGAGGAAGGAAAGAAGTCCTCATAAATATATCTCATATCTatgaaaacatacagtaaatattAATACCCTTATGTTGCATTTCTACCTCTAATTTCCCCTTGATCTTACACCCTATTGTTTTCAGTTTACGTTTTGTGCATTTCAGTcatatattgtaaatattaatagatGAAGCCAGAGTGGcctcacccatctgttactgcagggggctgcAGTGTCTCATCATCATGCTGGAAATACAGTCTCCGGTtgtttcagtcaacctaacgacaggctgagagctggagcgggttttaagcctcctgatggaccgttacatcgcgcccacctgtcagtcatgtcagctaagcgcctaactatggataacacgttttgttttcaaaataaaaactgagctgtttaaaaaaaaaaatcaccccctgTACAAGTGTGTGCAAGTGATGACAATAaataatcagacctatttggttattttgtaccaggctgtaaacacgtttatttctgcagtaaaaacGAACATTtatgaatggggtgtgtatgtgactttagggctcttggagccagcctcaagcagacccttgatgaactgcaggattttgcacttggcttcatttttcaacaccggaggttgccgcttgatttCAGTCCAACACCCACTCATAATCTTTTGATCACATTTAGCCGAACAGGGAGGTCAGCTGCagaagtgttttgtttcatctttgattaaaaaaaaagaaaaaaggaaacccTGTTCAGAGAGAGTTGCTTTGCTCTGTCTGAATGCTGAACACAAGTTGTTGCATATCTAAGGCTTGAGTTTGACAATAtcccacacagaaacacacagttcaAGGCTGGATAGCTTTAGTTCAGGAACTTTTCAGGTACCAGGAGCTATGGCCAAAGAACCCATCAGACCTCACTAAGAtctaacatcacacaacatATTTAAAGATGGACTTTGATTGCACGCTCAGATACCTGGTTCTGGTTTCATGGGCATTAGGATGTATTGAGTAGTGGCTGCAGGGTAAGGAGGGTCTGCACTGCTGAACAGAGTGGGGATGGCATTGGGCTTCAGCTTCCTCCCTCCGGCTGGAGACCTCGCAACCTCTTCAAACTGGTTCTGCTCAAAATgatcctattaaaaaaaaacacaagagaggaTATTTACATAATTTATCCAACTTATAAGACACCCAAACACGAGAAACATTAAAAGCACTCAGGTATGACAGGAGGAAAGCATCTAACACTGTGTCTTGTGTCTTTCAGATAGATGTATTATCTCttgtaaaacataaatatacaccTGTGTGGGTCAGATTACCTGACAGAGTCTGGAGTGAGGAGTTGGTTCAAAGTCTCGTTTACAGTTCATCAACCATTTCTTCTTCCGGACGGGGTCTTTGGGGAACCTGAACAGCTGTTTACCTATGCTGGTTGAGTTGGAGCAGTTTGGAGCTGAGCAGCCACCcattgcagcagcagagataAATATAGCACACGTCAAGAGGAGCTTGGCTCAGCTGTAGATTTaattaaatcactttttatcAAACTATGTGCGAggtatttaaaacagaaaaggtaACCTCTGCGATATACAACAACTAGTGGAAACACAGGTGATACCCTGACGACTTTTCACTTCCTATTTATggataaaatgtcaaatatttccCAGAGATAAAATGTTTCTGACTTTGTTTGAGCCAAAATGGCGGAATTCGTGTACGACGGTTAAGAATGATGAcgtattgtttgtgtgtgtccatgaaacAGCCTGATTGAAAATGATTTAGCTTAAAAGCGCAAAAGACAAACGGGGGTAACACAGCAAATCAAAAAGTTGCCAATTCTGTATAAATGTTTGGATTTTAGTACGATAATTAATTTTATACATACATTAAGCGGCTTGGGGTGTTTCCTTTACACTCAGGCACAGATCAGACTACTCGTAGCTTTATCCACAGGACCCCTGAAGCACGTTGAAATGTTTACGGTGGAGGAGCGGTAGGCTGCGGATTCAAATAAGTGCGAATAAAcgattattaaaataatcacTGAATGTATGACGATGCGAAAGAAACAACGTAGACACACAATGACCAATAGTTGAAGCATTAGCAGCCTTTTTTACGTTTGCTAAATTTCATTAGCATTACAGGAAGCTGTCGGTGGCTGCAAACACGTTTATAGGTTTGCTGTTTTTATAGATTAAAGTTGAGACAAACATGGCATCTTCATTGGTAGTTCCAGTGATTGATGTCCAGAATGATAACCTCAAAGAGCTTTGGCCTGCTATGGTTATAGCTATCAAATCATCTTCTTTTGTTGCAGTGGACACGGtaagtgctgctgtgtgtgtcttcatgtcaGTATCTATACCTGTGTGGCACATTTACAcctgtcatcactgtttttgcacatttacacctctttgtttacattcagttagTTAGTTTctatactatttttatttttgtttttgtttttatttcttttatttatttattttttatttttatttttttatttctttctttattattatttagattttttgatttgtatttttctttgcattgttaaggagagcttggaacacaaaaatgtcattgCCCCCTATGACTGCTTTGCctgttatgttgtgcatttgactaataaagataacttgaaCTTGTTAGACATGCTTGacaaatgtatgtatttaatttttcacattttagacTTTAGAAGTGCATATATTTCgtgttattcttattttaaaaaataaatatttttagtgcttatttactttgtatttattattatattgttttatttgctctgataacctgctgctgtaacaccacaatttcccagtttgggatcaataaagtaaatctatctATTCTTCTATGTAGCTCTTTGTTTTGTCAATTGATTCTGCAGgtatatgaatacattttaaaaagaagtatTTGTTCCCTGTGTTGTTTTAGGAACTGAGCGGTCTTGGAAACAGAAAATCCCTGCTGGCTCAGTGAGTAAATAGATCACCTGAAACACTGATGGACAGGTTGTCAAGCTGAAAGCCATGCATGCAAGTGATCTAATCTTGCTCTGCTGTCGTGTGCTGTCATGTTTCAGATGTATAGAAGAGAGATATAAAGCCATCTGTCACGCTGCCCGCTCTCGCTCCATCCTGTCTCTGGGAATCAGCTGCTAcaagaaagtggaaaacaaGGTACAACAGGACAACGTTTTCTTCAGCTGTGTACAACTTCCACTCAGAGTTTTGGTCATATGTATGAATATATATTCTGAGCATGTGATACTGGTATAAATGACAATTACATGGTTCTCAGAATTTTCACAAGTATCTCTTTTGTGATGTCGATGTCTTTTTAACCACTCCCCCCCCTTGGCCAGGCTGCAGACACGTACCTGGTCCAGGTGTATAACATCACCCTGCTGTGCTCAGAGGAGTACATCATAGAGCCTCAGTCAGTGCAGTTCCTGGTCCAGCACGGATTCGACTTCAACAAGCAGTACGCACATGGAATCCCTTACTGGAAAGGCAACAATAAGGTGCTGATGATACTTCcattctgctctgtgttttgtgttattcTTGTGAATCTGTGCCGCACTGTTAGGCCCCTTAGTTCATCACTACAGCTTTATTTAACCCATCATATCCTGGTTCATCGGTGACAGGTGAATGCTCGTGTGATCATGACTTCCACCGTGACTTGTAGCTCGTGGAAGGTGATCTGATAGGTCTAAATTAGAAAAGTTAGATGAGAATCTTACCCACACTGCAGCCCACCCGTCTCACCAGTACACTTGCACCAGTTTGATTCAACACAAAATACTGGAAGGTGATCGGGGAGTTTTTCGAGACGTTTTTCAGAAGACTAAGCGATTAGATTCCAAACTGCAAAGTGGGATTTTTCTGTCTAACTGCAGAATCAACTAAAACAACTTTCCTAAAAGTTCTGacacaaaacactaaaaaaaaaaatgtagagcccgaccgataaatGGGACGGCTGATAATATCAGCATGTCATGTCACTATTATTTTCTCTCCGATATGAGCCGATATAACTAGGTTTATtcaatttaagttattttttgattgattgatgatttatACCTTCATTTATAATTGTTAATTTCTTAGTAAAAATAGTGTATCAGTGCACTGATGCTATTCTGGCCAATAAAGGTTTTTGTTCAACTGTAGAAAAAATCTTGTCTTCATTCTAAATctttttcacaagtgtttgatatcaACGTTTCATGGACCAactcaataaatgtgtgtgtatatctatatctgcTTCTAAAAATCTGAGATATTTctgagaaagatatcggccgatatatcggtatctgaacTTTTTTCACCCTAATATGGGtctcggtatcggccccaaacaTCCTGTATCAACCAGGCCCTAATTTCAGTACTCCTAGAAAGATGCTTATAAattaatgtaaagaaaaatattccAGTTCCCCTTTGAAATGATTACCAGTATGCTACAAACGTTTCTGACTGCACAGCATACcatcattgtattttttttttctaagtttgTGTGTcccattgtttgtttttgtggggGAGTCCTGTGAATGGTCATTTGTCTGCTTCTTGTGTGTCTGGATTTGTGCATCACAAAGGATTATATCCATGGATGTGCAGAGGTTTTATCTTTCTGATGTGAAgtataaataagtaaatattaaagCATCGTTCTTGTACAGGCAGATATAACAAAGATTGagaaactacaaaaacaactgCCCCTCTCTGGTAAAAGTATTGGAGCTATTAGTCGTCTTCTCACACTCTACCTTCTCGTTCAGGGAGGATCAGACGACCGGGGCGTGCACATCAGGGCCTTATTCACTGAACTGCTGCGGGCCAGGAAACCTCTGGTGCTCCACAACGGCCTCATCGACATGGCCTTTCTTTACCAGGTATGATCAAGTTACAAAGTGTGCAGTGCACATTCACATGTTCTTGATTCATCAGGTTAACAACAAATACTTTGCTGTAGAACATTACACCATCTTACCAAGTTGTTAGTGTACGAGCAGAAACTTTTTGGACCTTTAAGTAATGTTCATGTATATTTAAAACGAGGTGACTGTAAATTTTGGAGATTCAGCTTATCAGAATTTAAGATTAGCTCCTTAATTTCACTTTTAATTGACTCACTGTATCGTGTTATCGTGGccacttttttgtgttttctcctgaTTTCCACCTCTAGcattattgtaaaaaaacattcaattttGTGTCTTTCTTCCAGAGTTTTTACGCTCATCTACCGGATCGCTTGGCCACCTTCACGGCCGACCTATCAGACATGTTTCCTGCTGGAATCTACGACACAAAATATGTCACAGAGTTTGAGCTCCGCCTCACCGCCTC
Coding sequences within:
- the si:ch73-382f3.1 gene encoding THAP domain-containing protein 1 isoform X2, encoding MGGCSAPNCSNSTSIGKQLFRFPKDPVRKKKWLMNCKRDFEPTPHSRLCQDHFEQNQFEEVARSPAGGRKLKPNAIPTLFSSADPPYPAATTQYILMPMKPEPEKELNFGDHGYARRTPLPGMEDEDAEDHQPCTRCQLLKKQLEQEMQHTARLQREAEEMKKRLYRLDRIEKGLQNFLYEDQIRALSLSKRSRRAVWSPETILKARKIRCAVGTKGYEYLRELGYPLPSYRTLCNRLETKIMVTTDMSCEELAELGLGLMASCDSPTEGVGDNDEEELIGVLS
- the si:ch73-382f3.1 gene encoding THAP domain-containing protein 1 isoform X1, yielding MGGCSAPNCSNSTSIGKQLFRFPKDPVRKKKWLMNCKRDFEPTPHSRLCQDHFEQNQFEEVARSPAGGRKLKPNAIPTLFSSADPPYPAATTQYILMPMKPEPVEKELNFGDHGYARRTPLPGMEDEDAEDHQPCTRCQLLKKQLEQEMQHTARLQREAEEMKKRLYRLDRIEKGLQNFLYEDQIRALSLSKRSRRAVWSPETILKARKIRCAVGTKGYEYLRELGYPLPSYRTLCNRLETKIMVTTDMSCEELAELGLGLMASCDSPTEGVGDNDEEELIGVLS